Proteins co-encoded in one Vigna radiata var. radiata cultivar VC1973A unplaced genomic scaffold, Vradiata_ver6 scaffold_265, whole genome shotgun sequence genomic window:
- the LOC106755152 gene encoding uncharacterized protein LOC106755152 — translation MALFDTAATHSFVSEACVERLALVVRELQCDLVVSTPVVRTSMVCSRCPIEVEEHRFRVNLNCLPLQVLEDIMEGISCFLIMSQMDGVQDLDPLVHKAADLLVANDFLDVFPEEVPDLPPQREENADSILKLLFAFQLEIXVVLQSWNWMQKWKWLAAE, via the exons ATGGCATTATTTGATACGGCGGCGACACATTCCTTTGTGTCTGAGGCATGTGTGGAGAGGCTGGCTTTGGTAGTCAGAGAGCTTCAGTGTGATCTAGTGGTGTCTACACCAGTAGTTAGGACGTCCATGGTGTGTTCCAGATGTCCTATTGAGGTTGAGGAGCATAGGTTCAGAGTGAACCTTAATTGTTTACCTTTACAGGTGCTAGAG GACATCATGGAAGGCATTAGCTGTTTCTTGATAATGTCTCAAATGGACGGGGTTCAAGACTTAGACCCTCTTGTTCACAAGGCTGCAGATCTTTTGGTTGCAAATGATTTTCTTGACGTCTTTCCTGAAGAGGTCCCTGACTTACCTCCTCAGCGAGAG GAAAATGCTGATtccattttaaaattgttatttgcTTTTCAATTAGAGATATNGGTTGTTCTGCAGAGTTGGAATTGGATGCAGAAATGGAAGTGGTTGGCAGCGGAGTGA